Genomic window (Oryza sativa Japonica Group chromosome 3, ASM3414082v1):
TGGCAAGGCGTCCATAGTCCATACAGACTGTGAAGGCAGTCAAAACAGGATCTATATGCTTCATGCTTTGGCCAAAGTGTCCTTCTTTGTCTTTAGCTTTTCAGCTTTGCAGCCGCctgccttctctctcttcctttccctCTTAACGGTAACAGGGCCAACACCGAAGGTCAAGGCATGAACTATGAATGTAGAGCAAGAAAATCATAGAGCAGCAAGTGTGTGTTGGAACTCTTCTATAACTAAATAACCTTTGCTATGCCAGATTGCCATTAGACTCTTACTATCACCATACTCTGAGAAGTGAGAGTCATGCACGCTGCATCCCTCTTCCCCTCGTGCCATTTTGCCTGAAAGCCTCTATTGATAGGGATGTTATTGTACACGGAGGACAAGTCAAATACTCCATCGTATCGAACCCTAGATCATGCATAGTagtacctctctctctctcctctctttctctgtctTCCTCTTTACAGTTTATACAACGCTCTCTCAATCTCTCTGCAGCCATTCCACCCTTTTGTCCCACTCccacgcctctctctctctctctctctctctctctctctctccgtccctGCAGCCTGCAGCTCTGCATCCACCATTTTTGTTTGCTGTCAAAAGCTCCTCTTCTCCAGATGGGCCCCAGCCTTGATAAACGCATCAAGTGACCATCATTGACAAAACCTTGGAATATGGCCCACAGCTCGTGGCGACACGAGCATGCCCATCAAAGCCCAAAGGCTACGTACGTGCAGCGTACATATCCTCCTTTACAATACTCCCGTCACCCCCCCATTacaccaaagaaaaaaaaaagatattccaGCAACTAATGATCTCTCACACAAAAACAATGAGGTGACAAGCATGTGGTCTCTATAAACTGGTGCTAAATGTTTCACGGCCAGTGTATAGGAGTAGCATTTAACCAGCATCCTTGAAGGCCCTACTAGAGTACTACTGGTAGTTAGCACTATGCTTAATAACATCGAATACAGAAAAAATTACCCAGCAAAAGCAAAGAAGAAAGTTGGTGTGCCACACAAAATGAATATACAATCAAACAGATTTCCAAGCACAGAATCAAGTTGCAGCAATGCAATGCGAGATAAAAACACAAGCTGCAGAGTCAGGACAGAGTTTTTATTTAAGAGCGGAGGAGTCAGAGCAGAGTTAGTAGCAAGGCGACAGTATTTCCTCACCTACAGTGCCCCTGAGCACGTACAGCCACGCGAGGGTTGGATGCTCGCCATCTCTGAAGCTTCCAACAAAAACCGTCTCAAGTGGTCCATGCAACTTCTGAAACCACCGCAGCTGCCAGTGCCACGCTCCAGCTTAAAGGCGAAAACCAATCCTGCAACCAGCAATGTATACAAGGACTAGTTACATGTGTCGCGTGATACACACCGAGCCCACATGTATAGTAGAATTGTAACAAACTTCACCAGTTATAGCATCGACAACTGACCAGAAGTCCTGCGTCTGAATTGCAGCAGCCAATACGAAAGACTTGAAGATGAAGTGAGAGCGAAGATTTGATCTCTAAATGTGTAGCAAGGGGAGCAGCTATAAATGGGTTCTGTCATTTTCCATTTCACAGTAAAATAATATCATTCCAGGTCTAGAAATAGAGTACATTATTGATGGTTGTAGGAGCTGAATAAATCCAAGAGTAGTTCCCAGCAGCCTCAAGAGAATTTCTATCCAGGCATCATCAGCTTCTGCCATTGTCCAGCATCAAGTTGGGCAGAAACCAGAAATGAGTAAACCAGGTTACAACAAAAATGCCTGCATACTTGGCAGGACCAGTACAATAAAGCATGAGTGCATGAGCATGACCAAGGATTTTAAGATTGAGCTAGTTATTTTGTACTGGAGGACCATTTCTTTGAAGCTTTTTCTATGCACTGAGCAAAGACTATATTCTTCTGGTCCATCATAGGATCAAAGTTGTTCTTCACATCAGAATTTCGGACAGCAAAAGTGAGATTGAACTGACAGTGTATGGTACATAACAAGCAGAGTGTGGTGGCATATGCATAAAAATGTGCTCATAATTCAAAGATGAAACAAAAGTATAcagtttttccttttctttcagcCTTTGGCTGTGTACTTAAACCCCTTCTATTAATATAATGCCAATTAATCTGTTTGGccgtttggaaaaaaaaaagaagtatacGTCAATATATTCTATGACTTGTAAAACACATATAAGTCAAGAATCAGTGCTGATAGAAGGTGTCAGCTGTCGAGAACTCTGTGGATACGAATGACCATACCGAAAGAAATAGCCAAGCGATCCATGAGACAAATGGGCAATAATTGACCTGAGCTTGTACTTAAACAAATATACTTTCTGAACAGTGAACTTCTTTTACACAGTAATATATCCCCCATTACAGAACAATATGAACCATGATCTGGTATTAGCATGAAGACAAACTATTCACTGATATATGATGAGAGCAAGCATTTTAGATGCAACATCTGCATACATGGCCATGAACACACTTTTTTGAGAATTGAAGTGATAAAAAGGGGCAATATCCGGATAAAAGACCAATTTGGAGAGTATGGTCATGCAGTTGAAGAGACAGGGatctggtaaaaaaaaaaaagagtacatGGCAACTCAGTATTTCAGCTTACCACACCTAAGCATGATGAATGCAATGATATCAAAACTCTCTGTAGCACATGTTCCTCACTTGTTGTGAGGGATAAGGTCAAGACCAATAATAtcttgctcaataaaatgtaaaagttcccccaaaaaaataaaaatggtagCCCAGTTATCCTGAGTCTTTAAGCGGAAACTAAATGGAGCAGCCTGTTGAAGATATTTTAATCAATTACAGGTTGACTGGTGCAGCTTCCTTTGATAAACATATTTTGGCGTGACGAAATCTTCCACTGAGCAAATAAGCAATTATCCtgcattttataaaatgcaAACCCCTAAGAGTGGCAGAATCATTCAGTCATTCATTGACAACCCACTGAGGCCGAGAGCATGTATAGTTCGCAGAAAGGTCATCTAGGTATTATTCTTTGTTATTTATGGTTTTGGCCTTTAGTCTTGCTGTTCATCAAGTATCCTCGATCGATAGCATCAGGTAGTCACCTTGAAAGCTACGGACCATACACGTGTAAGAGCCGTGGAATTGGACTAAAATTCCGGCCCATCCATGAACAGTCTAGCCCCTTGGCTGTACGGTTTGTGTCCATGAGAAATTGAGggttttctcaaaaaaaaaaaaacagagatgtTGAGAGTATAGTTGAGCATAACCTGTAAGGCTGTAGATGTTTCTCTGAGCTCCGTTGACTTCCTGCGAAATAGTTTTTCTACTATTCTTTCACTCGCACGGTGAAAAATTTACTGCTGCAAACCTGTAAAAGGAAAAGCTGGCATGGTTATCAAGGATAGGCAGATGAAACTGTGTTAGGCTTGGTATGAAACCTAAAACTGCCTCAATCTGAATGAGGTATTATGAAATATTGGTGGGATCTCCTCGTGTCAATTTAGGTTTTATTTAGATTAGTTTAGCTCCGTGCGCATACATACTACAACGCGTGTTACAGAACCTCACCCTATTATTTGTGTGCCTTTTAGATTAGCAATTATTTTCATATTCTCTTTGTCTCAAGTCTTGTTTGTTCTCGGTTGCTGGCAGGAATTGAGCCTTGTGATCGGCTAAACCGCTCTTGGTAAGGTTCAGatttgtaataaaacaaaagataaaaaattccattcaaaaaatttaagacAAATACAATTATAAACAACTTGACCTTCAAAACAGTAGTATCTGCTCAAGATTTTGAAGTATCATGTAATGTAAAAACTCATTTTTGATATGTGTGAGTTACTGCAGATTCACATGAAAGTAATATCAACAGAGAATACTCAAACAAAAAATCATACAGGAAATATGTAAGCGCCATTCCAGGTCCACTGCATATCATAGATAACATATGCAGATAACTTGAAGCATTAAGACAAGCTTCACTGCAGCCAGTCACACAAATTTGATATGAGTTAAAAACAACAAATTCGCAAGACCTGATACTACACGGTGAACCACTCACGGTTTGCAAGCTAACTGACAATTTTATGTCTGTTTGTCTCAAGCACACTGCCTGACCGAAGTCATTCATTTCAGGTGTTGATCCTACTTGCACAGGCATTTGGAGAAACTAATGGTGGTAGCAGAGAGCCATTATTCTCATATGACTGTCAAAAAGGTTCTGAGTTCATTGGAATCCTTATCATGTGACTCTAGAGAATCGTAGAAAGAAAACATGTCAAAAGCTTTTGCAATCAACAAAACTAGTCTATAGAATTTCTAGATTGGCTCGAGGGCTCCAAATTGAAACCATTAGCAAATACCATTTTCAGGTGTGTCTCTAAGAGAGCAGTCAACAAAACTAGTCTAAACAACAGACTCTAACTGTGTTGGTTCCTGAACAGGAAAATGGATCAATGCTGAACAGGGTGAAACCATACTAGAGGTTAAAATCAAAGCATAGTACGAAAATTGGCAAATCATAGTCAACCCACAGTACATTATTGTATTGATAAATAAAAGGTAAGTAAAATCCCCCACACTAACTAAGCTGGATCGATGCCAACAACACTGATGATTATTCAGTTCACTAAGTTGGATCGATGCCTACACTGATATTTATTCATCATATCTTTCTAATGCTTCCTCCTCCTGATTGGTTCTTCTTCAGGGCGACCCCGTGACGGAACCTTCTCCTGCCGGAGGTAGCAGCAACTCGAGCATGACCTTTATTgccttcgtcttcgtcttcgtcgtcgtcgacctcgtacTCGGCGTAGCCTTTGGTGTAGTACTGGTTGAGGATGCCCTCCCGTTCCTCGCGGATTTGGCGGTTCATCTCTATCCAGAATTTCTTATCCTCCTCTCGGCTGTCGTCGATCGCCTTCAGCTCATCAATGTATTCCTGCGAACATTTGGCAAGGTCGTCGCCGAGGATCTCGATGATACTCGGCATGTTGTCGAAGTCGGGCATCTCTTCCTTGAAAGCCATGCAGTTGTTGATCTGCGCTTGGGTAAATCGCGCcatcttcgtcttcgtcttcttcttcttcttcttctccatcgGCGCCTTGCCTTCGCCAGAGGGATTCACCGCAGACGCCGGGATTTTCACTTCGGTTCTACATACTCCTAGGTCCGAAGGATCTACCACCAAGGCCTTACCTTTGCCCGAAAGATCCATCACCGAAGCTTTGTCTTCCTCCAAGGGATGCCTTTCCGAAGGATCAATTGCTGGAGCTTTGTCTTCCACGGATTGATTCGTCGCCGGAGAGTCCATCGACGGCGCCGGAATTTGCCCTCCGCTTATTCCCCTTTCCCGATCTGAGATCGATGAGATAGGCTTAACGGGTCGCGGGTCTGCGTCGATATATGTACACCAAATACGGCCCCCACTAAAAATCGGGTTCGGAATCCTTCGCATGTATCGGTCTCCGAAGTCCGAATACGCTTCCACCCCACCGTCTTCCGGGTGTAATTCGGCCGTGTTAGATCCAGAGCCGTCCGATGTGATTCGAGCTCTGTTTTTGatctttccaattttttttatccgtCTCCGATTTTCTTTATCTGTTACCCCCCGTGAAAAAAATCGAAAGAGTTGGGCCCGTGATGCGCATATCCTCTCAACCCAACATCGCTGCTGATctcccttcaaaaaaaaaaaaaaaacatcgctGCTGATCTCCTCTCTGGGCCAGCTGGGCCATCTGTCCATAGCCCCCAACTGCGAGTCTGAGACAGCTCCTCACTAGGCCCCCCACCTGTGCCGAATGGTCCGCGTCATGCACAAGCAGT
Coding sequences:
- the LOC4331700 gene encoding uncharacterized protein — translated: MDSPATNQSVEDKAPAIDPSERHPLEEDKASVMDLSGKGKALVVDPSDLGVCRTEVKIPASAVNPSGEGKAPMEKKKKKKTKTKMARFTQAQINNCMAFKEEMPDFDNMPSIIEILGDDLAKCSQEYIDELKAIDDSREEDKKFWIEMNRQIREEREGILNQYYTKGYAEYEVDDDEDEDEGNKGHARVAATSGRRRFRHGVALKKNQSGGGSIRKI